The DNA window GCACAATCGGTAGATAGTTAGATTCACTTGGACCCATTCAGTGTCAAGCTCGATGACCCTGGATTGTATTGTACCAATCCAGCAACTCCATTTGAATTCATCACCTTCCTCAACCACAAGGCTTGATGAACCCTTAATTCTGATAAGCCCAGCAAACCGTCAGCGTTGGAATgaggacagggaccccactTGGCCTGGCCGTACACGTCTGGCGAATCAATCAGAGCTGAGTAGATTTCGCACTTCGATTAGAAATCAGCAGACTTTCTACGGAAAGCTAAACTGAAATACCATTTCTCGGTAAAAGAAATTAATGCCCAGTTCTATATCTTTAGTTCCGGATGCGCACTGCTTAACCACACTACTAACCACTTAACTGTAAACCTGGAATATAATCTTCATGATCGTGATCCGACGAACTGGATCAGAAAAGCAGACACTTTCATACATTAAACTCTGACAAcacaaaagaaaaagaaaagaaaagaaaagaaaaggcaaGGATCATACCTGTCCGGTGGGCCGAAAAGGTCTCCATGGGTACTAGCTATCGAGCAAGTCGATTTTCTACACAACTACGGAGTACAAGGAAAAGAGTGTCCCAGGACAATATATACGCCGTCGCTAGGGCTCGTCGACTAAGCCCATGCCCCAAACAAACAAAGCTGTGATTCACCATGGATCTAAGACAACCACTCGGACGTTCATCAAATTAACAGACCGCCGTGGCAATCATCGTGGTCGCAGCAGCGTCCACGGCGCACAGCGCATCCCCGAGTTGCTTCTTCGTGTCGGCAGTGATGGTGTCCCAGGCAACAAGGATGCTGGCGGCTGGGGTGTGAAGCCGTCGATGCATGAGCACGCGGCCATGGCGGCAATGGAGCACCCACCAGCCTAGCCAAGGCACATGAACAGTGTGTACTGAGTATTATTATTTTCCAATCAAATTAAAGTAGGTTTAGAACCCCTTTGAACCATGCAAAATAGTTTGTTCCTGAACTTTACATAAAATTGAACTGTTTATTTATGTGAAAATTCTTCAAAAGCTCATGTCAGTAGATCCCAATTTCTAAACGAGTGTGCTGGTTTCCCGTTTCTGTCCGGCTGATTGTTTTGGACCCACACCTCGCTGGCCCTACCTCTCACGACCCAAAGCCAGAAACCCTCCTGCCTCGCTTCGCAACCAGCGCCatggcgccgccgtgccgccaccTGCGCTGATGGAGGATGTCGTCGAGGAGATCCTCCTCTGCGTCCCGCCGGACGAGCCCGCGCACCTCGTCCGCGCCGCCCTCGTTTGCAAAGCCTGGCGCCGCACTCTCACCGACAGTGGCTTCCTCCGCCGTTACCGCGGGTTCCACCGGGTGCCGCCGCTTCTCGGCTACCTCCGCGTCCGCAACCTCTGGCACAAAACCGGGGGCCCGATCCCCGCATTCGTCCCAACCACCGCAGCTTCTCCCTtacccccgccgccgctccaccgcgGCTCCTATTGGGCGCTCGATTGCCGCCACggccgcgtgctgctccacgcCTTCCCACCCCAGTACCTCCTCGTCTGGGACCCGATCACCGGCGACCGGAAGGAACTGAGCGTGCCCGCTTTCCCGCACACCTACCTTGAGGGGGCTGTGCTGTGCGCCATGGATGACTGCGACCACCGCGGCTGCCGCGGTGGTCCGTTCCTCGTGGTCTTTGTGGGACGAACCCTTCCGGCGGGGTTCGTCTTGACGCAGTGGCGACGACGTACTCTTCGGAGACCGGCGTGTGGAGCCCCTCCGTCTCCATTAATGTCTCTAACTCTAACCACCACATTGCGGTGAAGCAGCCAGGTCCTCTGATCGGAGAGCGCAAGCAGCATCCTCAAGTATGACTTGGGCGGACACCGGCTTAGCGTGATCGAGCCGCCGCACAGAGTGTTTGGGTACATTGCCATGGAGGTAGAGGATGAAGTGCTGGGATTTGTCGCCGAATTGGACAACTGCATCTACAAGTGGCTCTGGCAGGCCAGTGCTAATGGCACTGGTAGATGGGAGAAACACATGGTTATGGAGCTCGAGACGACACTGCTCCCAGGACCTGCCCCAGGCACATATCATGAAGTGATCACCCATGTGGAAGGCACGGATACGATTTTCATCAGCGGAGCCTGATGCTCGGGAGTCTTCACACTCAATCTCAAGTCAAGGTGAAGAAGATGAAGCCTACCATGTTATCTTACCTTACACGAGCTTCTATACTCCAGGTATTAGCCTTGTGCGGCCTTTCTTTAACATCTGCACCTTATACGCATATATGCTTATTCTCCTTATTAACATCCATGTAAATCGACAATATATATAGGAACTTAGCGATATATTATTCTCAATTTTGATGCCAATTTgatgcagtatgcacaagtaCCGACCCCGTTCTTGTAACCGTTCAGAGGTACATATACTAAATATGATAACAATCGATGAGCTACAGTGTGGTTTTTAATTATCTTTCCTGATCTTGTTAAAGGCGGGCAGACTGTCACCGGCATGAAGACGCAATGATCAATCAATTAACATGAGTCCTGCTACTGTCGGCTTCTTGAGGATCTGGTGATTAAGCTATTTTGTCTCAATAATTCGAGAATTAGTGTCAATAAGTTGGGCATCAGGATCTATTACTCTGTCTTGTGTTCAGTAGGGTAGTTTAAGTAAGAAGCCGTCCGTGGAAGTGCCAGTTTACCTAGATATCACGATCAATTAGTATGTCTCTTCTCACAATATTTTCATGATTCTGGCCCAAGACTTATGCCAGGTTTACTTCTGTGCTAATTTTTGTGAATGCTCACTTCATGTTTGGCAAGCTTACCTAGAATCAACATACTGATTCTTCTCATCTTGTGGAACATTGAATCATACAGTCAATTCTGATTTTATTTCTGAGTTTGTCCAAGCAGTACGTTCAGTCTTTTATGGCATAATGGCAAAGATGTCCAAGAAATATTTAATCATATTATGAGTAATTGCTAGTGAGATTATATTAATGGAAATATCAACAAATGATCTATGTGCTTAAGAAAACTGTAGGTATGAGATTGTCCCATTTTTAATAGAAATATCAACTTGAGCCTATGTTGTTGGCATCTTGCAGAGCTGATGCTTTGGACTGTTTTGTTTTATCTTGAACAGTAATAAAATAGTAGTTACTAGGTGTGTGCCTGTGCGTTGCCACGGGTGAAACAAATTCTCTCTATGAGTGTCAATTATCTTCATTGTGAAATATTTGTAACTACCTTCGACTTCCAAGCCATTTGTCAATGTCAGCAACGTTACAGTAAACTACATGTtgttagcatcaaagttcattCACGGAGAGGACTAGCATCAGATATGGGAACGAAAAATCAAATAACTATTTTTACAGTTGAATCACAACATAAATTAATTAAATTCTAGTTACATATATTTCTCTAGCACATAAGTAAACTCTTTTATGAAATCACAGCTCAAATTATTGTCCAAATAGAGCTCAGGAAAACAAACCAAAATCGTTTTACAAAATTTCTTATATGAACTCACAAATCAGCAAAGAAAAGATACCCTCTTACTACATTAGAGAGCTCTCCTCCTTCACCTCCTCGCCATCAATAGAtcctgaactagatacaagaaATAAAATGAACAATAATCTATCGAAGAAGAAAATAAGGAACCAACTGCAAACTATTTACTGAAAATGATAGTATTCTATGAATAAAAGTATTTTGCATACACCATATATGTTCATCTCTGAAATCAATTTGATAAACTCTGAAACTGAACGCTATCACACTGAACACAGCTCATAAGACATCAAGCGCTAGCAGAAACACAAGTAAAAAAGTCAATAAAAGCTGTAACTACACAACTTAAGCTGTTAATCCAATATTGCGAGCTGTACCTAATTGCGATAGAATCAGGTAGGCGGGGGATCAGATGCACACCTCAGGCTTTGCTATATATGTTTCGTTGAGCCAGTTTGCCTGCATGCGGGCCTAGGCAAGCACAAATTTTCAGTTGCCTAATCAGTCAATCATGTAACTGGTAAATAATGCAAACTAGTACGTtgcagcaaaaaaaaaacaatgcaAAATAGTACATTATTTCATTTCTCAAACAGCAGCAGGGCTTCTGCTCGTTACATTCAGTAAAAGAAACACACGATATATATGCTAGCTACCAGTCAAGGTAGtacgtttcaaaaaaaaaacagtcAAGGTAGTGAAACGCATCATCGACTTTCCCGGCCCCAACCCCAAGTCTTCTACCGCTTTCTCTTTGCAGCACTCCGGGTGTAGTACCTGCCGCGCTGGCTTTAGGCACAGCTGCCGTGTCGGTGTTTGGCTTTTCCACACTAAAGTATGCATAACCATGACTATAGAGTACCAGCGCACCGCATAATCCTTCACCTCTAGCTGACGGATGAGACAGTCAACTGATCTTGATCTTGTCATATCAACTATTTGTTGTATGCTACCAAATGGGCGTTCTTCAGGTGATGGGAAGTGATTTCATCACTCGGGCGAATGTATAGTCATCGCAGGGACTTTGTTTTTTTTTACCTTTTTGAGACAGGCTAGCGTATTTTTTTCTCTCTCGAAAGATTGTTGGTGAACGATATACACCACAATTAAAGCAACATTTGTCACACCTTATTTCTGCTGGGTTCAGCATTTTAGGCGTTGAACTTGTATCAGTTTAGGCGTTGAATTCGTTACCACCACTTGCCTGGTTTCTGCGTGGGCTTCGAGCGCCAGGATTAATTTTATACCCCTCGACTTATAAATTGATTCCAGTTCTCTTGTCGTACCTATTATAAGTCTACCTCCGTACGGGTCCAGGCAGTCACAAATGTTCTCCGCCTGTACTGTGCGCTCAGTCACCTGGTAAACAATGCAAAGTAGTAGTACATTTATTAATTTCTCAAATATCAGCATAGGGCTTCTACTTGTACATTGAGCACGAGAGAGAAACACACGATATATATGCTAGCTAGCTGACAGCACCAAGGTTTTTACCGCTTTCGCTTTGCAGCACTCTGGGTGTTGTACCTGCCGCTGGCTTTGGGCACAGCTACCATGCCGGTGCCTGGCTTTTCCACCTTAATGGCTGCACAACCATGCTTCGAGAACCAGGACACCTTATAATTGTTCACCTCTGACCGACAGATGAGACAGTCAACTGATCTTGATCTTGTCATGTAAACTGTGTCTTGTATGCTACCAAATGGAAAACGTTCTTCTTGTTTGCTTCCCATGGCCTCGGTTACAAAACTGTCGTGCATCGATTGATGAGGTGCAAAGGTAACGTCCAGTTTAAGAGGTGTCCGATCTGTCATGACATTTCTACCAGCCTGGTCAAAGGCGCTAGGCAAGCTGTACTCTAGTGCCGGGACATAACAACTCAAAACGAAATAAAAAGTTTGCTCCTTGAATAAGTGCGATAGCTCCGATGACATGGTGCTCTTAACACTAGGCCCGTGCCCATTTCCTTGACAACATAGTGGATCCGGGCGAAAAAAATTAGTAAACAAAGCATAACAGTATTCAAAGCCAACCCAGGGAGGAGCATACGAATCTGAAATGTCCTGTAAATTAGATAGCAAGGTGAGCTCTCCCGTTACTGCGTCTTGAGCTGCAAGGTTGAGCAGTGATGCGGATGACCGCAAGCAGTCTATAGCAGTCCCAACTATGTCCGTGCTTTCCGAGAGCCGTAGCGCTACGCCTAGTGTGAAACTTTTATCTCGCCTCTCGGTATCGAAATACTCATACCGTAGCAGTGCCTCTACACCACGCCCTTCCAGGATCACAGGCCATATATCCAAATTGAGATTTTGGCTTCTTTTCACCCTTTCATACCTGAGATATTTCCCTTGAAGAAGTTGCCTGACAAATGGGTAGCGGAAGAAGGTGCCCCGCCGGAGCGGGCAGGCGGACTCCACGTCCGCTAAAAACTCGCCAGCACTATTTGCATACGACTCAAAGATTTGGACGACGGAGGAGCTCAAGCACTGCTTGTTGAGGCCagaaagagaagagaaagaGAAGTTCGCAGCACTAGCAATAATCCGTTGAAGGAAGGATGAACTCGTTACCACCACTTGCCCAATTTCTGCGTGGGTTTCGAGCGCCGGCAGCTTGTGCTTGTTGAGCAGATCTACTCCCTCATTGTAGGCGCACCTGAACATGCCCCAGCGACGGATCAGCGAGACGTACGTGATTGGCTGCTTCCTGGACCACTCAAGGACAAACTCCAAGCGAGAGAGTGCCATCTCGAGCCTTGCGACGGTGTGTGCTCTGGACGCCCTGTCATCGAGCTTGGTTGAGATGAACGAGGACACCCTGCTCACGCCCTCCTGAGCAAGGGTTGAAGCCACAATTTCCGCCATGCGTAAAGCCGTACCTAATAATAAGGAGCCAAAACAACAGGAGCTCCTTTAGTTTGATGCGCACAGAAAAATAGCACAGGAGTGTAAATTGAGTAATACGGAGTGCTTACTGAAACTGATGAATTGCACAGCCGATCCTTAGTCCTTACTTCAAATTTTGCAATCGTGTGCAGCGCCAACAGCTGATCACCAACCTAGCTGGCTGGTGACGGAATGACGAAGCCTGAAAGGGAGGATGGGGAATAACCATGAACGCATTAGAGAAGGCGTTCACCGTTCAGTGTTTTGGGATTTTGAGGTAGAAACTGGAAGGCATTTTGAGGTAGTTTTTTTACGCGTGTGAGCCACCCGAAAGGAGCCGGAAAGCCTGAGGGAAGGCAGAGGAATGGTTCCTCATCCGGCAGACCTGCGCGTATTCTCTTCGAGTGAGGATGCATAAGGGCATCCCCAATCCTCTATATAGGATGGTTTCTATAGCGTTAATTACATAGCTATATAGAATTTTCAGCTTATGTGGTACCATAATAAATAAGAGAGAGAgtggaga is part of the Panicum hallii strain FIL2 chromosome 2, PHallii_v3.1, whole genome shotgun sequence genome and encodes:
- the LOC112882352 gene encoding uncharacterized protein LOC112882352; translated protein: MAEIVASTLAQEGVSRVSSFISTKLDDRASRAHTVARLEMALSRLEFVLEWSRKQPITYVSLIRRWGMFRCAYNEGVDLLNKHKLPALETHAEIGQVVVTSSSFLQRIIASAANFSFSSLSGLNKQCLSSSVVQIFESYANSAGEFLADVESACPLRRGTFFRYPFVRQLLQGKYLRYERVKRSQNLNLDIWPVILEGRGVEALLRYEYFDTERRDKSFTLGVALRLSESTDIVGTAIDCLRSSASLLNLAAQDAVTGELTLLSNLQDISDSYAPPWVGFEYCYALFTNFFRPDPLCCQGNGHGPSVKSTMSSELSHLFKEQTFYFVLSCYVPALEYSLPSAFDQAGRNVMTDRTPLKLDVTFAPHQSMHDSFVTEAMGSKQEERFPFGSIQDTVYMTRSRSVDCLICRSEVNNYKVSWFSKHGCAAIKVEKPGTGMVAVPKASGRYNTQSAAKRKR